In Deltaproteobacteria bacterium, one DNA window encodes the following:
- a CDS encoding response regulator transcription factor produces the protein MRLLVVEDERKVASFLKKGLEEEYYAVDLAYDGEEALYMVEVNDYDLILLDIMLPRVDGMTVLKQIRKGSNSVPILLLTAKDSVESIVEGLDAGGDDYLTKPFAFSELLARIRALLRRDREAKTPVLQLSDLRLSPLTHEVTRGGKKIPLTAKEYALLEYFMRNPNRVLTRTMISEHVWDYHFDTDTNVVDVYVNFLRKKIDRGFDVKLIHTIRGVGYMMKE, from the coding sequence ATGCGACTTCTTGTCGTGGAGGACGAGAGAAAGGTCGCCAGCTTTCTAAAAAAAGGATTGGAGGAAGAGTATTATGCCGTGGACCTCGCCTATGACGGCGAGGAAGCCCTCTACATGGTAGAGGTGAACGATTATGACCTCATCCTCCTCGACATCATGCTTCCGAGAGTCGACGGCATGACCGTTTTGAAGCAGATAAGGAAGGGTTCCAACTCGGTCCCTATCCTCCTGTTGACGGCCAAGGATTCGGTGGAGAGTATCGTGGAGGGCCTCGATGCGGGGGGGGACGACTACCTCACCAAGCCCTTTGCCTTCAGTGAACTTCTGGCGCGGATCCGTGCCCTTCTCCGGCGCGACAGGGAAGCAAAGACGCCTGTTCTTCAGCTCTCAGACCTGAGGCTCTCCCCGCTGACCCATGAGGTCACCCGCGGCGGCAAGAAGATCCCGTTGACGGCAAAAGAGTATGCCCTCCTCGAGTACTTCATGAGGAATCCAAACAGAGTGCTTACGCGCACCATGATATCCGAGCATGTGTGGGACTACCATTTCGACACGGATACCAATGTAGTCGACGTCTACGTCAACTTCCTCAGAAAGAAGATCGATCGAGGGTTCGATGTGAAGCTGATCCACACGATTCGAGGCGTCGGCTACATGATGAAGGAGTAA
- a CDS encoding SPOR domain-containing protein, which yields MVRDLKRYGQQKEERGGPAGWSILAVSHMAIFVIGTLLGYWIGQHFTAATTSRGEPSLSAKAEERVVPEAVVREGERGEEGGTGVEGPKSEARPDKEEARFTFYESLPRAALPGTEGTRDFKEEGKTPPPRERSSVPREAASESRPAGPARKPTPLVYYVQVASFREEARAERLRKHLRAKGFAAEVVSAVVLDKGIWYRVRLGPFGNREEARKRVKAIAASEGLKPIVLSERAKMKR from the coding sequence ATGGTCCGAGATCTGAAGAGATATGGGCAACAGAAGGAGGAAAGGGGAGGGCCGGCGGGCTGGTCGATTCTCGCCGTATCCCATATGGCTATTTTCGTCATAGGTACACTGTTGGGATACTGGATCGGCCAACACTTTACCGCAGCCACGACCTCGAGGGGGGAGCCTTCGCTCTCTGCTAAAGCGGAGGAGAGGGTAGTCCCTGAGGCTGTGGTCAGGGAGGGGGAGAGAGGCGAGGAAGGCGGAACCGGTGTAGAGGGGCCGAAATCAGAGGCTCGCCCGGATAAGGAGGAGGCACGGTTTACCTTTTATGAATCACTTCCCAGAGCGGCTCTGCCCGGCACGGAGGGAACGAGGGATTTCAAGGAAGAGGGAAAGACTCCTCCACCAAGAGAGAGATCGTCTGTACCACGCGAGGCAGCGTCCGAGTCCCGGCCGGCAGGGCCGGCCCGCAAGCCTACACCTCTGGTCTACTATGTCCAGGTAGCCTCCTTCCGAGAGGAAGCAAGAGCGGAAAGACTCCGGAAACATCTCAGGGCAAAGGGGTTTGCTGCTGAGGTTGTCTCTGCCGTCGTTCTGGACAAGGGAATCTGGTACAGGGTGCGCTTGGGGCCTTTTGGGAACAGAGAAGAAGCAAGAAAAAGGGTGAAGGCCATAGCGGCGAGTGAGGGGCTCAAGCCTATTGTTCTGTCTGAAAGAGCGAAGATGAAGCGGTGA
- the lepB gene encoding signal peptidase I, with protein sequence MVQRAKPQKSQLREWTEAIVVAFLIAMFIRTFVVQAFKIPSSSMVPTLQVGDHILVWKFIYGIKIPFVDKKLFVRCPNRGDVIVFIYPKDKSKDFIKRVIGLPGEKIQIVGKEILINDKPLEDPWGRYSKNHVNTASVRDNYGPEVVPPGSLFVMGDNRDNSQDSRYWGFVGLNAVKGRAFVIYFSWDKTSPTLVGKIRWRRFGHLIR encoded by the coding sequence ATGGTGCAAAGAGCAAAACCACAGAAGAGTCAACTGAGAGAATGGACCGAAGCGATCGTTGTCGCCTTCTTGATAGCTATGTTCATCAGGACTTTCGTGGTCCAGGCCTTCAAGATCCCATCCAGCTCCATGGTGCCCACCCTCCAGGTGGGAGATCACATCCTGGTTTGGAAGTTTATCTATGGCATAAAGATCCCCTTCGTCGACAAGAAGCTCTTCGTGAGATGCCCGAACAGGGGCGATGTCATCGTCTTCATCTATCCCAAGGACAAGAGCAAAGACTTCATCAAGCGGGTCATAGGACTGCCTGGAGAAAAGATCCAGATCGTGGGAAAGGAGATCCTCATAAATGATAAACCCCTGGAAGACCCATGGGGTAGATATTCGAAAAACCATGTGAATACGGCCTCGGTAAGGGATAACTACGGCCCCGAGGTTGTTCCACCTGGTTCCCTATTCGTCATGGGAGATAACCGGGACAACAGCCAGGACAGTCGGTACTGGGGATTCGTCGGTTTGAACGCCGTGAAGGGTCGTGCCTTTGTCATCTATTTTTCATGGGACAAAACCTCTCCCACCCTGGTGGGGAAGATCCGGTGGCGCAGGTTCGGCCATCTGATAAGATAG
- a CDS encoding arginine--tRNA ligase translates to MTVKEALKDILASAAERAMKGEGIPGGEIPRVSLEIPRIRDHGDYATNIAMVLASRGGRPPRVVAQAIVENIVDSEGLIDRVEVAGPGFINLFVRKDAWVRLLGMIEQEGRSYGKSEIGQRRRIQVEFVSANPTGPLHVGHGRGAVTGDVLARLLKAVGYRVSKEYYINDVGSQIENLGRSVLARYRQVLGQDVSFESRWYQGEYVVDIAREIARNRGGDLLEWEEKEALRFCTSFAVSRIMEGIRGDLRDFGVRFQNWFSEGRLYAKRLVTRAIEHLRRRGLVYEREGATWFASSRYGDEKDRVLIKADGSTTYFASDIAYHWDKYRRGFDTVINVWGADHHGYIPRMKAAVQALGRREEDLKIVLVRLVNLLIEGKPLAMSTRAGQFTTLREVLDEVGPDASRFFFLMRRSDSPLDFDLALAKRKESDNPVYYVQYAHARIASVLREARRRGIPIPSFGEIQIGRLTLPEELELIKTLSAFPEIVEGSALSLEPHRLCFYAQEVASLFHSYYNLGSRNRALRIIGDDEETTKARLFLARATRIVLGNNLRLLGVSAPNRM, encoded by the coding sequence ATGACCGTCAAAGAAGCGCTCAAAGATATTCTCGCCTCGGCTGCTGAGAGAGCCATGAAAGGGGAGGGCATCCCGGGAGGAGAGATTCCCCGGGTCTCCCTGGAGATCCCGAGAATCAGGGATCACGGGGATTACGCAACCAATATTGCAATGGTTCTCGCTTCCCGTGGCGGTCGACCTCCCAGGGTCGTGGCCCAAGCCATAGTAGAGAACATCGTCGATTCTGAGGGTTTGATAGATCGGGTGGAGGTTGCGGGGCCGGGGTTCATAAACCTCTTTGTTCGGAAGGACGCTTGGGTTCGCCTCCTCGGCATGATTGAGCAGGAGGGACGGAGCTACGGCAAAAGCGAAATAGGGCAGAGAAGGCGGATACAGGTGGAGTTTGTCAGTGCCAATCCAACCGGACCTCTTCATGTAGGCCACGGACGGGGTGCAGTGACGGGAGACGTGCTGGCCCGCCTTCTGAAAGCCGTGGGGTACAGGGTCTCGAAGGAGTATTACATAAATGACGTGGGAAGCCAGATAGAGAATCTAGGGAGATCCGTATTGGCCAGGTACAGGCAGGTTCTCGGACAGGACGTCTCCTTTGAGAGCCGGTGGTACCAGGGGGAATACGTCGTCGACATTGCCAGGGAGATTGCAAGGAACAGAGGCGGGGATCTCCTCGAGTGGGAAGAGAAGGAGGCTCTCCGGTTTTGCACGTCTTTTGCGGTCTCCCGGATCATGGAGGGCATCCGGGGAGATCTCAGGGATTTCGGGGTTCGCTTTCAGAACTGGTTCAGCGAGGGAAGGCTCTATGCCAAGAGGCTGGTAACCCGGGCCATCGAGCATCTCAGAAGGAGGGGGTTGGTCTACGAGAGAGAGGGTGCAACCTGGTTCGCCAGCAGCCGCTATGGAGATGAGAAGGACCGTGTTCTAATAAAGGCCGACGGGTCCACCACATATTTCGCCTCAGACATTGCATACCACTGGGACAAGTATCGGAGAGGGTTCGACACGGTCATAAACGTCTGGGGAGCTGACCATCACGGCTACATCCCAAGGATGAAGGCGGCCGTCCAGGCCTTGGGGAGAAGGGAAGAGGATCTCAAGATCGTGCTGGTCCGGTTGGTCAACCTGTTGATCGAGGGCAAACCTCTTGCCATGTCTACCAGGGCGGGACAGTTTACGACCCTCCGGGAGGTGTTGGATGAAGTGGGTCCGGATGCTTCCCGCTTCTTTTTCCTCATGAGGAGGTCTGACAGCCCTTTGGATTTTGATCTCGCCCTGGCCAAGAGGAAAGAGAGCGATAACCCGGTCTACTATGTTCAGTATGCCCATGCCAGGATAGCGAGCGTCTTGAGAGAGGCCCGGAGGCGGGGCATCCCGATCCCATCCTTTGGAGAGATCCAGATCGGGAGGCTCACTCTCCCTGAAGAGTTGGAACTCATAAAGACCCTGTCTGCCTTTCCTGAGATCGTGGAGGGAAGTGCTCTTTCCCTGGAACCCCACAGGCTGTGTTTCTACGCCCAGGAAGTGGCAAGCCTTTTCCACTCATACTACAACTTGGGGAGCAGGAACAGGGCCCTGAGAATCATCGGCGATGACGAGGAGACCACAAAGGCACGGCTTTTTCTGGCAAGGGCAACCCGCATCGTTTTGGGAAACAACCTCAGACTCCTTGGGGTATCAGCCCCAAACCGCATGTAG
- a CDS encoding HAMP domain-containing protein, translated as MNFQSIRFRLTLWYVAILGVILCSFSGFLYLTLSRSLHHYMDAKIKTIADFVASSYSSPYAKYGVNLDRIVEEATGMRPTGKFIQVLDTTGRIGLKSGNLGRFQLPISIRALRNASRGRVTFETNRTIGTSPIRIVTVPIVAGHRVTNIVQVASSLEDMEKALHTLLLILSITIPSALAVASLGGNFLANRALRPVEEVTNTARAITSHNLNRRIRIKKGKDEIGRLAETFNEMISRLDRSFKQMRQFSADASHELKTPLTVLKGEIEVALRRERKNDEYWRRSIT; from the coding sequence GTGAACTTCCAGAGCATTCGGTTTCGTCTTACCCTTTGGTATGTAGCGATCCTGGGAGTTATCCTCTGTTCTTTCAGCGGGTTTCTCTATCTCACCCTTTCCCGGAGCCTCCATCATTACATGGATGCAAAGATCAAGACCATAGCCGACTTTGTCGCCTCCTCCTACTCGAGTCCCTATGCCAAGTACGGGGTTAACCTGGATCGAATCGTGGAAGAGGCGACCGGCATGAGACCCACCGGCAAGTTCATCCAGGTTTTGGACACGACAGGACGGATCGGCCTGAAATCGGGCAATCTCGGAAGGTTTCAGCTTCCCATTTCCATCCGAGCCTTGAGAAACGCGTCCAGGGGAAGGGTGACCTTCGAGACTAATCGCACCATAGGCACCTCTCCCATCCGGATCGTGACCGTTCCGATCGTTGCAGGGCATCGCGTCACCAATATCGTCCAGGTGGCCAGTTCCCTCGAAGACATGGAGAAAGCCCTACATACCCTCCTTCTCATCCTTTCGATTACGATTCCTTCGGCTCTGGCAGTGGCAAGCCTCGGTGGAAATTTCCTGGCGAACAGGGCCCTCAGGCCGGTGGAGGAGGTGACCAACACGGCCAGGGCTATCACATCCCATAACCTCAACAGGAGAATCCGAATCAAGAAAGGCAAGGACGAGATCGGCCGTCTCGCTGAAACCTTCAATGAGATGATCTCCCGCCTTGACCGTTCTTTCAAACAGATGCGTCAGTTCAGCGCAGATGCCTCTCATGAACTCAAGACTCCCCTGACGGTTCTGAAAGGGGAAATCGAAGTCGCCTTGCGCAGGGAGAGGAAGAATGATGAATACTGGAGGAGATCAATAACATGA
- a CDS encoding bifunctional riboflavin kinase/FAD synthetase codes for MEIILGVERIRRSFRNPVAALGNFDGVHLGHQLILERTRGEAGKIGGESLVFTFEPHPLKVLRGPDCPPLITPFKKKLMLIEGLGVDVVICATFTRRFSAIGAREFVESVLVDRIGIRKIVVGYNYCFGFRRQGTVEDLRRYGREFGFQVIVVGPVRIGGRIVSSSVIRGLIQQGEVAEVARFLGRYYMVLGKVIWGTARGRLLGVPTANVEILNELYPKNGVYAVRVLVEDQTYGGVANVGMNPTFGGDRFSLEVHIFDFHQDIYGKDIQVAFIERIRSERAFNSPEALVEQIQRDMDQARRILASERFPWEEKNLTTD; via the coding sequence ATGGAGATCATACTCGGCGTCGAAAGGATCAGGCGGTCCTTTCGAAATCCCGTTGCAGCCCTGGGCAACTTCGACGGTGTCCATCTGGGTCACCAGCTAATTCTCGAACGTACAAGAGGGGAAGCGGGCAAGATCGGAGGAGAATCTCTGGTTTTCACCTTCGAACCCCACCCCTTAAAGGTGCTGCGAGGACCCGACTGCCCCCCTCTGATAACGCCTTTCAAGAAGAAGCTGATGCTTATCGAGGGCCTCGGCGTAGACGTGGTTATCTGTGCAACCTTTACAAGGCGATTCTCGGCCATCGGAGCCAGGGAGTTTGTCGAATCCGTCCTTGTAGACCGAATCGGCATCCGGAAGATCGTGGTGGGCTACAATTACTGCTTCGGGTTCAGGAGGCAGGGGACCGTGGAAGACCTGAGACGCTACGGCCGAGAATTCGGTTTCCAGGTCATAGTGGTGGGACCCGTTCGGATAGGGGGCCGGATCGTCAGCAGCTCGGTGATTCGAGGCCTCATCCAGCAGGGCGAAGTGGCCGAAGTGGCCCGTTTTCTTGGTCGTTACTACATGGTTCTCGGGAAGGTGATCTGGGGCACGGCTAGGGGAAGGCTGCTTGGCGTGCCCACGGCCAACGTGGAGATCCTGAACGAACTCTACCCGAAGAACGGTGTCTATGCGGTGAGAGTGCTGGTTGAGGACCAGACCTACGGGGGAGTCGCAAATGTGGGAATGAACCCCACCTTTGGAGGAGATCGATTCTCACTCGAGGTTCATATCTTCGACTTCCATCAGGACATCTACGGCAAGGATATCCAGGTGGCGTTTATCGAAAGGATCCGCAGCGAGAGGGCTTTCAACAGCCCCGAGGCCTTGGTAGAGCAAATTCAGAGGGACATGGATCAGGCACGGAGAATTCTCGCTTCGGAGAGGTTTCCCTGGGAAGAGAAGAATCTCACCACCGATTGA
- a CDS encoding acyltransferase, with protein MIKVAGIQMACSEDKERNVEKAFRLACLAADRGARIICFQELFHTHWFPKEIDRESFDLAEPFDGPTVEAIRPLARDKDVVLICPIFEKDSEGGFYNSATVIDAGGEIAGVYRKVHVPQIPLWEERSYFAPGNTGLTVFPTSHGRIGIQICWDNFFPEGTRCLALKGAQIVFSPTAAAFASQDRWQTMIRANALANGVYIMRVNRVGSEKRQDFYGQSFCVGPDGEVVAGPSGMKEGIVFADVDFSEIGRYRKEYPFLSDRRPTTYRDICDPALPLPQTSQEIERQEIAGQGGSPSMLRRH; from the coding sequence GTGATCAAGGTGGCGGGGATTCAGATGGCTTGCAGTGAAGACAAGGAGAGAAACGTTGAAAAGGCCTTCAGGCTGGCATGTCTCGCTGCAGACCGCGGGGCCAGAATCATCTGCTTTCAGGAACTCTTTCACACCCACTGGTTTCCGAAGGAGATAGACAGGGAAAGCTTCGACCTCGCCGAACCCTTTGACGGACCCACCGTCGAAGCGATCAGGCCCCTGGCAAGGGACAAGGATGTGGTCTTGATCTGCCCGATTTTTGAGAAGGACTCTGAGGGAGGCTTCTACAACTCGGCCACAGTGATCGATGCCGGAGGCGAGATCGCCGGTGTTTACCGGAAGGTCCATGTTCCCCAGATCCCCCTGTGGGAGGAGAGGTCATATTTCGCTCCGGGCAACACGGGGCTAACCGTTTTCCCCACGTCCCACGGTAGAATCGGTATCCAGATATGCTGGGATAACTTCTTTCCTGAAGGGACGAGATGCCTCGCCTTGAAGGGCGCTCAGATTGTATTTTCGCCGACGGCGGCGGCCTTTGCCTCGCAGGACCGGTGGCAGACCATGATTCGTGCCAATGCCCTGGCAAACGGTGTCTACATTATGAGGGTGAACCGCGTGGGAAGCGAAAAGAGACAGGACTTTTACGGTCAGAGCTTCTGTGTAGGGCCGGACGGAGAGGTCGTCGCCGGTCCCAGCGGGATGAAAGAGGGGATCGTATTTGCGGATGTGGATTTCAGCGAGATCGGCCGGTACCGCAAGGAGTATCCCTTCCTCTCCGATCGCCGGCCAACCACTTACAGGGATATCTGCGACCCTGCCCTGCCGCTTCCCCAGACTTCCCAAGAGATTGAGAGACAGGAAATTGCCGGGCAAGGGGGGTCTCCTTCTATGCTCAGGCGTCACTGA
- the ychF gene encoding redox-regulated ATPase YchF, whose translation MGFTCGIVGLPNVGKSTIFNALTAAGAEVASYPFCTIEPNIGIVSVPDRRLSLIADIIKPRKVTPTQLEFRDIAGLVKNASKGEGLGNQFLGHIRSVDAIAHVVRCFKGEDIAHSSGSVDPPHDVDIVNTELILADLESLEKRMAKVERLLRTGNREMAERLEVYRKIHEELNSGRMARSLAFQGDALRILEELQLLTAKPMFYVANVEEEAGDGDSYVKALVEKAGREGIPVVSICGSLEAEIAQLPESERDAFKRDFGIDQSGLERLIQVGYQVLGLVTFFTTVSSELRAWTVPRGTEAPAAAGRIHSDMERGFIRAEVISFDDFLECRSEQAARERGLLRSEGRDYIVQDGDVIHFRFNV comes from the coding sequence ATGGGTTTCACCTGTGGGATCGTAGGGCTTCCTAACGTTGGGAAATCGACCATATTCAACGCGTTGACAGCGGCGGGTGCGGAAGTGGCGAGCTATCCCTTCTGCACGATCGAACCGAACATCGGAATCGTGAGTGTCCCTGACAGGCGGTTGTCCCTTATCGCTGATATTATCAAACCCAGGAAAGTAACACCTACTCAACTCGAGTTTCGAGACATAGCAGGCCTGGTCAAGAATGCAAGTAAGGGGGAAGGTTTGGGCAATCAGTTTCTCGGGCACATAAGAAGCGTAGACGCCATTGCCCATGTAGTGCGGTGCTTCAAAGGCGAAGACATCGCCCATTCAAGCGGATCCGTGGATCCTCCCCATGATGTCGATATCGTAAACACGGAGCTGATCCTTGCGGATCTCGAGAGCCTTGAGAAGAGGATGGCCAAGGTTGAGAGACTCCTCAGGACCGGAAACAGGGAGATGGCCGAGAGGCTGGAAGTCTACCGGAAGATCCATGAAGAATTGAACTCGGGGAGAATGGCCAGGAGCTTGGCATTCCAAGGAGACGCCCTGAGGATACTCGAGGAGCTGCAGCTTTTGACGGCAAAGCCGATGTTCTACGTGGCCAATGTGGAGGAGGAGGCGGGGGATGGGGATTCATACGTCAAGGCCCTGGTCGAGAAGGCCGGGAGAGAGGGTATCCCCGTCGTTTCGATCTGTGGCAGCCTGGAAGCCGAGATCGCCCAACTTCCCGAGTCTGAAAGAGATGCCTTCAAGAGGGATTTCGGTATTGATCAGTCGGGTCTGGAGAGACTGATTCAGGTCGGTTACCAGGTGCTCGGGCTGGTGACCTTCTTTACTACTGTGAGTTCTGAATTGAGGGCGTGGACCGTCCCCAGAGGAACAGAGGCCCCGGCTGCGGCTGGCAGGATCCATTCGGACATGGAAAGGGGGTTCATAAGGGCAGAGGTAATCTCTTTTGATGATTTCCTGGAGTGTCGTTCCGAGCAGGCCGCCCGCGAGAGGGGACTGCTCAGGTCAGAGGGGCGCGACTACATCGTCCAGGACGGAGACGTAATCCATTTCAGATTCAATGTCTAG